The following proteins are encoded in a genomic region of Populus trichocarpa isolate Nisqually-1 chromosome 13, P.trichocarpa_v4.1, whole genome shotgun sequence:
- the LOC18109364 gene encoding UPF0481 protein At3g47200 isoform X1 — protein sequence MANPVAAEDGPSHRYPWLDGIMIKIDNLSPLSNWSIWKVPNSLRTVNDDAYNPHIISIGPLHRREEKLQSMEVHKLYYMRSLLLRTPDVDETLRSSAEAIEDFGKMVRACYAEPIHTRVSTLAEILLVDGCFMLELFIRYSKVDLRVQDDPLFYSPWIILTLQRDLALLENQIPFFVLERLYSQVVESSTIGQSLPSLPELALGFFKSVLYINDENLRIIRRPYPHVLDLIHKCCSPQPSSGSSNIGEWVSTQPATSLNEAGIVFRKGTTRTLFDLTFRNGALEIPPLLIHDSTVSLFQNLIAYEQLSRCTEKYFTSYFALMSRLVYDRRDAELLESKGIIQNDTSGWKDISVLFNDMRKQVAVQDFYYANLCQNLNSNFRTRPAFYKATLRKTYFRSPWTTASVMAACVLLSLAVIQTVYTVLSYYPQN from the exons ATGGCTAATCCAGTTGCAGCTGAGGATGGTCCTAGCCACAGATATCCATGGCTGGATGGAATCATGATAAAGATTGACAATTTGTCTCCGCTATCAAATTGGAGCATTTGGAAG GTTCCAAATAGCCTTCGGACTGTGAATGATGATGCCTACAATCCTCACATCATCTCAATCGGACCTCTTCACAGAAGAGAGGAAAAATTGCAATCCATGGAGGTTCACAAATTGTATTATATGCGATCCCTCCTACTACGAACACCAGATGTAGATGAGACTCTCAGATCTTCTGCTGAGGCCATCGAAGATTTCGGGAAAATGGTCCGTGCTTGCTATGCAGAACCAATCCATACGCGTGTAAGTACGCTTGCTGAAATTTTGTTAGTCGATGGTTGCTTTATGCTTGAACTTTTTATAAGATACTCCAAAGTTGATCTTAGAGTGCAAGATGATCCCTTGTTTTACTCCCCGTGGATTATCTTAACTCTCCAGCGAGACCTTGCATTGCTTGAGAATCAGATTCCATTCTTTGTTCTGGAAAGACTGTACTCGCAAGTAGTGGAGTCTAGTACTATTGGTCAGTCATTGCCTAGCCTCCCTGAGCTCGCTCTTGGTTTCTTCAAATCAGTTCTATACATTAATGATGAGAATCTTAGGATCATTAGGAGACCCTATCCCCATGTGCTTGACTTAATTCACAAGTGCTGCTCACCCCAGCCATCCTCTGGAAGTAGCAATATTGGAGAATGGGTTTCAACGCAGCCAGCAACATCACTCAACGAGGCTGGAATTGTGTTTAGGAAAGGTACAACAAGAACTCTATTTGACTTGACGTTCAGAAACGGTGCACTCGAAATCCCACCATTGCTCATCCATGATTCAACAGTCTCACTCTTCCAAAATCTCATTGCTTACGAGCAACTTTCACGCTGTACTGAAAAATACTTCACATCTTATTTCGCACTAATGTCCCGTCTTGTTTATGATCGGAGAGATGCTGAACTACTTGAGAGCAAAGGTATAATTCAAAACGATACGAGTGGTTGGAAAGATATTTCAGTGCTCTTCAATGATATGCGCAAGCAGGTTGCTGTGCAAGATTTCTATTATGCAAACCTATGTCAGAATTTGAACTCAAACTTCAGGACTCGTCCGGCTTTCTACAAGGCGACCTTGAGAAAGACCTATTTCAGAAGTCCATGGACAACTGCATCGGTCATGGCTGCCTGCGTTCTTCTTTCTCTTGCTGTAATTCAAACGGTATACACAGTACTTTCGTATTATCCTCAAAATTGA
- the LOC7494435 gene encoding UPF0481 protein At3g47200 isoform X3, producing MWRQTSLFYEESPSNSIKKIRCHFNLSNWLRRREADYEDTVNSEPDQKTSTASHLWHTYFSRVLLFQSFGLMDQLHITNQVPAERTWLESIKIELAHLNPLSNWSIWRVPNNLLAVNKDAYSPHIISIGPLHHGEQNVLAMEVHKLHYMLSLLARTPDPAKSLDECGKAILRFDKHIRACYAEPIDKYKENDLVKMLLVDGCFILELFLRFSMADLRLQDDPVFNTSWMVLTLRRDLALLENQIPFFALEWLFKFTVKPSAIGQSLPTLPELAFDFFKSSLYINRGTLAVSRRIVPHLLGLIHNCYLPFSSRPNPRGRGGWEFIHYSSVLLQAGIEFERDTTSSLFDLKFENGVFKIPPLRIHDSTVSLFQNLIAYEQRFHGGQQYITSYFLLMDRLIDTPNDVELLVQKLIIENDFGGWEDVSAFFNSICKQIVLQDFYYAGLCEDVNAYYNKQWYRYKADFRRDHCKNPWAIISLVAGFVLLSLAALQTVYSVLAYYQ from the exons ATGTGGAGGCAGACCTCATTATTTTACGAGGAAAGTccttcaaattcaataaaaaaaataaggtgtcATTTCAATCTTTCAAACTGGCTTAGAAGAAGAGAGGCAGACTATGAAGATACAGTGAACTCAGAGCCGGATCAAAAGACGTCGACAGCTTCACACTTGTGGCACACATATTTTTCCAG gGTGCTTTTATTTCAATCATTTGGCCTCATGGATCAACTTCACATCACAAATCAAGTTCCGGCCGAGAGAACATGGCTAGAATCCATCAAAATAGAGCTTGCTCATTTGAATCCACTATCAAATTGGAGTATTTGGAGGGTTCCAAACAACCTTCTGGCTGTGAATAAAGATGCATACAGTCCTCACATCATCTCCATCGGACCTCTTCACCATGGAGAGCAGAACGTGCTAGCTATGGAGGTTCACAAATTGCACTACATGCTGTCTCTCCTTGCTCGGACACCGGATCCTGCTAAGAGTCTAGATGAATGTGGCAAAGCCATCCTACGTTTTGACAAGCACATCCGAGCTTGCTATGCCGAACCAATTgacaaatacaaagaaaatgatcttgTCAAAATGCTGTTGGTTGATGGTTGCTTTATACTCGAGCTTTTCTTGAGGTTCTCCATGGCTGATCTGCGATTGCAAGATGATCCTGTTTTCAATACTTCTTGGATGGTTTTAACTCTTCGCCGCGACTTGGCACTGCTAGAGAATCAGATTCCATTCTTTGCTCTTGAATGGCTGTTCAAGTTTACAGTAAAACCTAGTGCCATTGGTCAGTCACTACCTACCCTGCCTGAGCTAGCTTTCGATTTCTTTAAATCATCTCTGTATATCAATAGAGGAACTCTAGCTGTCAGCCGGAGAATAGTCCCCCATTTGCTTGGCCTAATACACAACTGCTACCTGCCCTTTTCTTCAAGACCAAATCCAAGAGGCAGGGGAGGATGGGAATTCATACACTATTCATCTGTACTCCTTCAGGCTGGAATCGAGTTCGAAAGGGACACAACGAGCAGTCTATTTGACTTGAAGTTTGAAAATGGTGTTTTCAAGATCCCACCATTACGCATCCATGATTCAACAGTTTCACTCTTCCAGAACCTCATTGCTTATGAGCAAAGATTCCATGGAG GTCAACAGTACATTACGTCTTACTTCTTGCTCATGGATCGTCTCATTGACACACCTAATGATGTTGAATTGCTTGTGCAAAAACTGATTATTGAGAATGATTTTGGTGGCTGGGAAGATGTTTCAGCTTTTTTTAACAGTATCTGCAAGCAGATTGTTTTGCAGGACTTTTACTATGCTGGGTTATGTGAGGATGTGAATGCATACTATAACAAACAATGGTATAGATACAAAGCAGACTTCAGAAGAGACCATTGCAAGAATCCATGGGCAATTATATCACTAGTTGCTGGCTTTGTGCTTCTAAGTCTTGCTGCGTTACAAACTGTATATTCAGTACTAGCTTATTACCAATGA
- the LOC7494435 gene encoding UPF0481 protein At3g47200 isoform X1 yields the protein MWRQTSLFYEESPSNSIKKIRCHFNLSNWLRRREADYEDTVNSEPDQKTSTASHLWHTYFSRVLLFQSFGLMDQLHITNQVPAERTWLESIKIELAHLNPLSNWSIWRVPNNLLAVNKDAYSPHIISIGPLHHGEQNVLAMEVHKLHYMLSLLARTPDPAKSLDECGKAILRFDKHIRACYAEPIDKYKENDLVKMLLVDGCFILELFLRFSMADLRLQDDPVFNTSWMVLTLRRDLALLENQIPFFALEWLFKFTVKPSAIGQSLPTLPELAFDFFKSSLYINRGTLAVSRRIVPHLLGLIHNCYLPSSSRPNPRGRGGWEFIHCSSVLLEAGIKFERGTTSSLFDLKFENGVFKIPPLRIHDSTVSLFQNLIAYEQRFHGGQQYITSYFLLMDRLIDTPNDVELLVQKLIIENDFGGWEDVSAFFNSICKQIVLQDFYYAGLCEDVNAYYNKQWYRYKADFRRDHCKNPWAIISLVAGFVLLSLAALQTVYSVLAYYQ from the exons ATGTGGAGGCAGACCTCATTATTTTACGAGGAAAGTccttcaaattcaataaaaaaaataaggtgtcATTTCAATCTTTCAAACTGGCTTAGAAGAAGAGAGGCAGACTATGAAGATACAGTGAACTCAGAGCCGGATCAAAAGACGTCGACAGCTTCACACTTGTGGCACACATATTTTTCCAG gGTGCTTTTATTTCAATCATTTGGCCTCATGGATCAACTTCACATCACAAATCAAGTTCCGGCCGAGAGAACATGGCTAGAATCCATCAAAATAGAGCTTGCTCATTTGAATCCACTATCAAATTGGAGTATTTGGAGGGTTCCAAACAACCTTCTGGCTGTGAATAAAGATGCATACAGTCCTCACATCATCTCCATCGGACCTCTTCACCATGGAGAGCAGAACGTGCTAGCTATGGAGGTTCACAAATTGCACTACATGCTGTCTCTCCTTGCTCGGACACCGGATCCTGCTAAGAGTCTAGATGAATGTGGCAAAGCCATCCTACGTTTTGACAAGCACATCCGAGCTTGCTATGCCGAACCAATTgacaaatacaaagaaaatgatcttgTCAAAATGCTGTTGGTTGATGGTTGCTTTATACTCGAGCTTTTCTTGAGGTTCTCCATGGCTGATCTGCGATTGCAAGATGATCCTGTTTTCAATACTTCTTGGATGGTTTTAACTCTTCGCCGCGACTTGGCACTGCTAGAGAATCAGATTCCATTCTTTGCTCTTGAATGGCTGTTCAAGTTTACAGTAAAACCTAGTGCCATTGGTCAGTCACTACCTACCCTGCCTGAGCTAGCTTTCGATTTCTTTAAATCATCTCTGTATATCAATAGAGGAACTCTAGCTGTCAGCCGGAGAATAGTCCCCCATTTGCTTGGCCTAATACACAACTGCTAC CTGCCCTCTTCTTCAAGACCAAATCCAAGAGGCAGGGGAGGATGGGAATTCATACACTGTTCATCGGTACTCCTTGAGGCTGGAATCAAGTTCGAAAGGGGCACAACGAGCAGTCTATTTGACTTGAAGTTTGAAAATGGTGTTTTCAAGATCCCACCATTACGCATCCATGATTCAACAGTTTCACTCTTCCAGAACCTCATTGCTTATGAGCAAAGATTCCATGGAGGTCAACAGTACATTACGTCTTACTTCTTGCTCATGGATCGTCTCATTGACACACCTAATGATGTTGAATTGCTTGTGCAAAAACTGATTATTGAGAATGATTTTGGTGGCTGGGAAGATGTTTCAGCTTTTTTTAACAGTATCTGCAAGCAGATTGTTTTGCAGGACTTTTACTATGCTGGGTTATGTGAGGATGTGAATGCATACTATAACAAACAATGGTATAGATACAAAGCAGACTTCAGAAGAGACCATTGCAAGAATCCATGGGCAATTATATCACTAGTTGCTGGCTTTGTGCTTCTAAGTCTTGCTGCGTTACAAACTGTATATTCAGTACTAGCTTATTACCAATGA
- the LOC7494435 gene encoding UPF0481 protein At3g47200 isoform X2, whose translation MWRQTSLFYEESPSNSIKKIRCHFNLSNWLRRREADYEDTVNSEPDQKTSTASHLWHTYFSRVLLFQSFGLMDQLHITNQVPAERTWLESIKIELAHLNPLSNWSIWRVPNNLLAVNKDAYSPHIISIGPLHHGEQNVLAMEVHKRHYMLSLLERTPDPAKSLDECGKAILRFDKHIRACYAEPIDKYEKYDLAKMLLVDGCFILELFLRFSMADLRLQDDPVFNTSWMVLTLRRDLALLENQIPFFALEWLFKLTVKPSAIGQSLPTLPDLAFDFFKSSLYINIGTLAVSRRIVPHLLALIHNCYLPSSSRPNPRGRGGWEFIHCSSVLLEAGIKFERGTTSSLFDLKFENGVFKIPPLRIHDSTVSLFQNLIAYEQRFHGGQQYITSYFLLMDRLIDTPNDVELLVQKLIIENDFGGWEDVSAFFNSICKQIVLQDFYYAGLCEDVNAYYNKQWYRYKADFRRDHCKNPWAIISLVAGFVLLSLAALQTVYSVLAYYQ comes from the exons ATGTGGAGGCAGACCTCATTATTTTACGAGGAAAGTccttcaaattcaataaaaaaaataaggtgtcATTTCAATCTTTCAAACTGGCTTAGAAGAAGAGAGGCAGACTATGAAGATACAGTGAACTCAGAGCCGGATCAAAAGACGTCGACAGCTTCACACTTGTGGCACACATATTTTTCCAG gGTGCTTTTATTTCAATCATTTGGCCTCATGGATCAACTTCACATCACAAATCAAGTTCCGGCCGAGAGAACATGGCTAGAATCCATCAAAATAGAGCTTGCTCATTTGAATCCACTATCAAATTGGAGTATTTGGAGGGTTCCAAACAACCTTCTGGCTGTGAATAAAGATGCATACAGTCCTCACATCATCTCCATCGGACCTCTTCACCATGGAGAGCAGAACGTGCTAGCTATGGAG GTTCACAAACGGCACTACATGCTGTCTCTCCTTGAACGGACACCGGATCCTGCTAAGAGTCTAGATGAATGTGGCAAAGCCATCCTACGTTTTGACAAGCACATCCGAGCTTGCTATGCCGAACCAATTGACAAATACGAAAAATATGATCTTGCCAAAATGTTGTTGGTTGATGGTTGCTTTATACTCGAACTTTTCTTGAGGTTCTCCATGGCTGATCTGCGATTGCAAGATGATCCTGTTTTCAATACTTCTTGGATGGTTTTAACTCTTCGCCGCGACTTGGCACTGCTAGAGAATCAGATTCCATTCTTTGCTCTTGAATGGTTGTTCAAGCTTACAGTAAAACCTAGTGCCATTGGTCAATCACTGCCTACCCTGCCCGATCTAGCTTTCGATTTCTTTAAATCATCTCTGTATATCAATATAGGAACTTTAGCTGTCAGCCGGAGAATAGTCCCCCATTTGCTTGCCCTAATACACAACTGCTACCTGCCCTCTTCTTCAAGACCAAATCCAAGAGGCAGGGGAGGATGGGAATTCATACACTGTTCATCGGTACTCCTTGAGGCTGGAATCAAGTTCGAAAGGGGCACAACGAGCAGTCTATTTGACTTGAAGTTTGAAAATGGTGTTTTCAAGATCCCACCATTACGCATCCATGATTCAACAGTTTCACTCTTCCAGAACCTCATTGCTTATGAGCAAAGATTCCATGGAGGTCAACAGTACATTACGTCTTACTTCTTGCTCATGGATCGTCTCATTGACACACCTAATGATGTTGAATTGCTTGTGCAAAAACTGATTATTGAGAATGATTTTGGTGGCTGGGAAGATGTTTCAGCTTTTTTTAACAGTATCTGCAAGCAGATTGTTTTGCAGGACTTTTACTATGCTGGGTTATGTGAGGATGTGAATGCATACTATAACAAACAATGGTATAGATACAAAGCAGACTTCAGAAGAGACCATTGCAAGAATCCATGGGCAATTATATCACTAGTTGCTGGCTTTGTGCTTCTAAGTCTTGCTGCGTTACAAACTGTATATTCAGTACTAGCTTATTACCAATGA
- the LOC7494435 gene encoding UPF0481 protein At3g47200 isoform X4, which produces MWRQTSLFYEESPSNSIKKIRCHFNLSNWLRRREADYEDTVNSEPDQKTSTASHLWHTYFSRVLLFQSFGLMDQLHITDQTASWLESIKTELAYLNPLSNWSIWRVPNNLLAVNKDAYSPHIISIGPLHHGEQNVLAMEVHKRHYMLSLLERTPDPAKSLDECGKAILRFDKHIRACYAEPIDKYEKYDLAKMLLVDGCFILELFLRFSMADLRLQDDPVFNTSWMVLTLRRDLALLENQIPFFALEWLFKLTVKPSAIGQSLPTLPDLAFDFFKSSLYINIGTLAVSRRIVPHLLALIHNCYLPSSSRPNPRGRGGWEFIHCSSVLLEAGIKFERGTTSSLFDLKFENGVFKIPPLRIHDSTVSLFQNLIAYEQRFHGGQQYITSYFLLMDRLIDTPNDVELLVQKLIIENDFGGWEDVSAFFNSICKQIVLQDFYYAGLCEDVNAYYNKQWYRYKADFRRDHCKNPWAIISLVAGFVLLSLAALQTVYSVLAYYQ; this is translated from the exons ATGTGGAGGCAGACCTCATTATTTTACGAGGAAAGTccttcaaattcaataaaaaaaataaggtgtcATTTCAATCTTTCAAACTGGCTTAGAAGAAGAGAGGCAGACTATGAAGATACAGTGAACTCAGAGCCGGATCAAAAGACGTCGACAGCTTCACACTTGTGGCACACATATTTTTCCAG gGTGCTTTTATTTCAATCATTTGGCCTCATGGATCAACTTCACATCACAGATCAAACAGCCTCCTGGCTAGAATCCATCAAAACAGAGCTTGCCTATTTGAATCCACTATCAAATTGGAGTATTTGGAGGGTTCCAAACAACCTTCTGGCTGTGAATAAAGATGCATACAGTCCTCACATCATCTCCATCGGACCTCTTCACCATGGAGAGCAGAACGTGCTAGCTATGGAGGTTCACAAACGGCACTACATGCTGTCTCTCCTTGAACGGACACCGGATCCTGCTAAGAGTCTAGATGAATGTGGCAAAGCCATCCTACGTTTTGACAAGCACATCCGAGCTTGCTATGCCGAACCAATTGACAAATACGAAAAATATGATCTTGCCAAAATGTTGTTGGTTGATGGTTGCTTTATACTCGAACTTTTCTTGAGGTTCTCCATGGCTGATCTGCGATTGCAAGATGATCCTGTTTTCAATACTTCTTGGATGGTTTTAACTCTTCGCCGCGACTTGGCACTGCTAGAGAATCAGATTCCATTCTTTGCTCTTGAATGGTTGTTCAAGCTTACAGTAAAACCTAGTGCCATTGGTCAATCACTGCCTACCCTGCCCGATCTAGCTTTCGATTTCTTTAAATCATCTCTGTATATCAATATAGGAACTTTAGCTGTCAGCCGGAGAATAGTCCCCCATTTGCTTGCCCTAATACACAACTGCTACCTGCCCTCTTCTTCAAGACCAAATCCAAGAGGCAGGGGAGGATGGGAATTCATACACTGTTCATCGGTACTCCTTGAGGCTGGAATCAAGTTCGAAAGGGGCACAACGAGCAGTCTATTTGACTTGAAGTTTGAAAATGGTGTTTTCAAGATCCCACCATTACGCATCCATGATTCAACAGTTTCACTCTTCCAGAACCTCATTGCTTATGAGCAAAGATTCCATGGAGGTCAACAGTACATTACGTCTTACTTCTTGCTCATGGATCGTCTCATTGACACACCTAATGATGTTGAATTGCTTGTGCAAAAACTGATTATTGAGAATGATTTTGGTGGCTGGGAAGATGTTTCAGCTTTTTTTAACAGTATCTGCAAGCAGATTGTTTTGCAGGACTTTTACTATGCTGGGTTATGTGAGGATGTGAATGCATACTATAACAAACAATGGTATAGATACAAAGCAGACTTCAGAAGAGACCATTGCAAGAATCCATGGGCAATTATATCACTAGTTGCTGGCTTTGTGCTTCTAAGTCTTGCTGCGTTACAAACTGTATATTCAGTACTAGCTTATTACCAATGA
- the LOC18109364 gene encoding UPF0481 protein At3g47200 isoform X2: MANPVAAEDGPRREYPWLDGIKQDIADLSPVSNWSIWKVPNSLRTVNDDAYNPHIISIGPLHRREEKLQSMEVHKLYYMRSLLLRTPDVDETLRSSAEAIEDFGKMVRACYAEPIHTRVSTLAEILLVDGCFMLELFIRYSKVDLRVQDDPLFYSPWIILTLQRDLALLENQIPFFVLERLYSQVVESSTIGQSLPSLPELALGFFKSVLYINDENLRIIRRPYPHVLDLIHKCCSPQPSSGSSNIGEWVSTQPATSLNEAGIVFRKGTTRTLFDLTFRNGALEIPPLLIHDSTVSLFQNLIAYEQLSRCTEKYFTSYFALMSRLVYDRRDAELLESKGIIQNDTSGWKDISVLFNDMRKQVAVQDFYYANLCQNLNSNFRTRPAFYKATLRKTYFRSPWTTASVMAACVLLSLAVIQTVYTVLSYYPQN; this comes from the coding sequence ATGGCTAATCCAGTTGCAGCTGAGGATGGTCCACGCCGCGAATATCCATGGCTGGATGGAATCAAGCAAGACATTGCAGATTTGTCTCCGGTATCAAATTGGAGCATTTGGAAGGTTCCAAATAGCCTTCGGACTGTGAATGATGATGCCTACAATCCTCACATCATCTCAATCGGACCTCTTCACAGAAGAGAGGAAAAATTGCAATCCATGGAGGTTCACAAATTGTATTATATGCGATCCCTCCTACTACGAACACCAGATGTAGATGAGACTCTCAGATCTTCTGCTGAGGCCATCGAAGATTTCGGGAAAATGGTCCGTGCTTGCTATGCAGAACCAATCCATACGCGTGTAAGTACGCTTGCTGAAATTTTGTTAGTCGATGGTTGCTTTATGCTTGAACTTTTTATAAGATACTCCAAAGTTGATCTTAGAGTGCAAGATGATCCCTTGTTTTACTCCCCGTGGATTATCTTAACTCTCCAGCGAGACCTTGCATTGCTTGAGAATCAGATTCCATTCTTTGTTCTGGAAAGACTGTACTCGCAAGTAGTGGAGTCTAGTACTATTGGTCAGTCATTGCCTAGCCTCCCTGAGCTCGCTCTTGGTTTCTTCAAATCAGTTCTATACATTAATGATGAGAATCTTAGGATCATTAGGAGACCCTATCCCCATGTGCTTGACTTAATTCACAAGTGCTGCTCACCCCAGCCATCCTCTGGAAGTAGCAATATTGGAGAATGGGTTTCAACGCAGCCAGCAACATCACTCAACGAGGCTGGAATTGTGTTTAGGAAAGGTACAACAAGAACTCTATTTGACTTGACGTTCAGAAACGGTGCACTCGAAATCCCACCATTGCTCATCCATGATTCAACAGTCTCACTCTTCCAAAATCTCATTGCTTACGAGCAACTTTCACGCTGTACTGAAAAATACTTCACATCTTATTTCGCACTAATGTCCCGTCTTGTTTATGATCGGAGAGATGCTGAACTACTTGAGAGCAAAGGTATAATTCAAAACGATACGAGTGGTTGGAAAGATATTTCAGTGCTCTTCAATGATATGCGCAAGCAGGTTGCTGTGCAAGATTTCTATTATGCAAACCTATGTCAGAATTTGAACTCAAACTTCAGGACTCGTCCGGCTTTCTACAAGGCGACCTTGAGAAAGACCTATTTCAGAAGTCCATGGACAACTGCATCGGTCATGGCTGCCTGCGTTCTTCTTTCTCTTGCTGTAATTCAAACGGTATACACAGTACTTTCGTATTATCCTCAAAATTGA
- the LOC18104663 gene encoding putative F-box/LRR-repeat protein At5g02930 → MMTGNRMRRLMNNKPIQEVDLISELPDPIIQHIMSSLPYKDAARMSILSKRFASAWTSFPIIFLDETLNMGSCLELTGKQKLNSFLSYVGAFLSRRRLDVSLEKFSFCFCLNNSSEQPNGGIENAICYAIENNVKELELDFVGKSFKCMAHYSLPMKVLSAQSVMVLSLKGFMLEPPQNLVLDFPFIKELRLEKCKGMQTLSVSSQTLKIVVLESCQRLEKVEIDASNLESFSFGGGANSSCSVDITACKSLEYLSLKNAEITDEWIKHEVAQFLRLEVFKVVGCRLLENFHVSNANLKTVELSDCSNLQKIEIYSRSLNTFVYGGQLMPSQVFIYSPSFHAKVSLSVDHPLPHDWFSSFRDFLSCFDHCKELEIACSIEMALIVPIDSRDSLLPPLYDLKYLKVVAKFPTKSEDLVGLLDSLLWFAPRLTVLSFVSGSKEKSLKFEYNIAVAIDEDLECCYSMPIKCWRHSLKKVTMENFEDREGAILQRFFAQKATRLEATSREDSASADASAEEGVSQGSGSVITRNIGDLGAIIMANFFDVNDTLEIMM, encoded by the exons ATGATGACAGGAAATAGAATGAGACGTTTGATGAACAATAAGCCAATTCAAGAGGTTGACTTGATTTCTGAGTTGCCCGACCCCATCATTCAACATATCATGTCTTCTTTGCCCTACAAAGATGCCGCAAGGATGAGTATTCTGTCCAAGAGATTTGCATCTGCATGGACTTCCTTTCCTATCATCTTTCTTGACGAAACCCTGAACATGGGATCGTGCCTTGAGTTGACAGGTAAACAGAAATTAAACAGTTTTTTGAGCTATGTGGGTGCTTTTCTTTCTCGTCGCCGACTGGATGTTAGCttagaaaaatttagcttttgtttttgtctaaATAATAGCTCTGAGCAACCAAATGGTGGTATTGAGAATGCAATTTGTTATGCAATAGAGAATAACGTGAAAGAGCTAGAGCTAGATTTtgttggaaaaagtttcaaatgtaTGGCACATTATAGTTTGCCGATGAAAGTATTGTCTGCTCAAAGTGTTATGGTTTTGAGTTTGAAAGGGTTCATGTTGGAGCCACCCCAGAATTTGGTCTTGGATTTCCCTTTCATAAAAGAATTGAGATTGGAAAAGTGTAAGGGGATGCAAACACTCAGTGTTTCAAGCCAAACACTCAAGATTGTGGTGTTAGAATCTTGTCAAAGGCTGGAGAAGGTTGAAATCGATGCTTCCAATCTCGAATCCTTCTCGTTCGGTGGAGGAGCAAACTCATCCTGCAGCGTCGATATCACCGCTTGCAAGTCCCTCGAATACTTATCTTTGAAGAATGCTGAGATCACAGATGAATGGATTAAACATGAAGTTGCCCAGTTTCTTCGACTTGAGGTTTTCAAAGTTGTTGGTTGTAGACTATTGGAAAACTTCCATGTTTCCAACGCTAATCTTAAGACAGTGGAGCTAAGTGATTGCTCAAACTTACAGAAGATTGAGATTTATTCACGAAGCTTAAACACATTTGTTTACGGTGGTCAGTTAATGCCATCACAAGTTTTCATTTATTCTCCATCTTTCCATGCTAAGGTCTCATTGAGTGTAGATCATCCACTCCCCCATGATTGGTTCTCGAGCTTCAGGGATTTTCTTTCATGCTTCGACCATTGCAAAGAGTTGGAAATTGCTTGCAGTATTGAGATG GCTTTGATTGTTCCAATAGATTCAAGAGACAGCTTGCTTCCTCCATTGTATGACCTCAAGTATCTGAAGGTAGTCGCAAAATTTCCAACAAAATCGGAGGACCTCGTGGGCTTGTTGGATAGTTTGCTTTGGTTTGCTCCTCGTTTAACAGTATTATCTTTTGTTTCGGGTAGCAAGGAAAAATCTCTTAAG TTTGAATATAATATAGCAGTAGCTATAGATGAAGATCTCGAGTGCTGCTACTCGATGCCTATAAAGTGTTGGCGACACTCTTTAAAGAAAGTTACAATGGAGAACTTTGAGGATCGTGAAGGTGCTATTCTGCAGAGGTTCTTCGCACAAAAGGCGACAAGGTTGGAAGCAACTTCAAGGGAAGACAGTGCTAGTGCTGATGCTTCAGCCGAGGAAGGAGTTTCTCAAGGTTCTGGTTCGGTGATCACTCGGAATATCGGTGATCTAGGGGCTATTATCATGGCTAACTTTTTTGATGTTAATGATACATTAGAAATTATGATGTGA